Proteins encoded together in one candidate division KSB1 bacterium window:
- a CDS encoding T9SS type A sorting domain-containing protein: MIAFLLISMCCCIGLAYPRVLRVPLEIPTIQAALDSTSSGDTVLVGMHEYYEALLAPAHTFYLLGDVAPDTGDFARPTVDPSLMTDPVPRGCLTIPDGADAIVRNFRFRTRTSIAERAHHSGIVCGEAHAVFEYCVMESLRTGLRAIAAGSTLISLDHCIFRADSFYCIYAHQTTVTADYCDFSGPDIYQLLCGSGSRITNCHFRDGDHTLLGIGGIDVVVRGCVFGPSPPLNFPALVCDNFGGSIIDNVFSNLQQGQEVLGVTIDCAQPLRITGNTFYQNRGAIMQPRAQIRFSCLDGDQLQPVVLERNVLAACSVNGLSKALSIVAGVRAFRNRISDMQPPRVPAVHSNTTDSVVFRENVFMNNGFGMTLWNGEIDARWNYWGDSTGPFHPDLNPGGLGDEVSDFVLFEPWHPDTSFLDLPDPRAPSPTEFSLSVYPNPFNGHTRIRFVAPEPGVYSLELFDLLGRRVAEIWNGPSIATREIHFDASMLSSGIYFVRAKDAIFNRPLATQKLVLLR; encoded by the coding sequence ATGATCGCGTTTCTGCTCATCTCGATGTGCTGCTGCATCGGACTCGCGTACCCGCGAGTCCTGCGTGTCCCCCTTGAGATTCCGACCATCCAAGCGGCACTGGACTCGACAAGTTCCGGAGATACGGTGCTCGTGGGAATGCACGAGTACTATGAAGCCCTGCTCGCCCCCGCACACACGTTCTATTTGCTGGGGGACGTGGCGCCCGACACCGGCGACTTTGCGCGCCCCACGGTTGATCCATCGCTGATGACGGACCCGGTGCCTCGTGGCTGTCTGACAATCCCTGATGGAGCCGACGCGATCGTGCGTAACTTCCGCTTTCGCACGCGTACCAGCATCGCTGAGCGCGCCCATCACTCGGGCATCGTCTGTGGTGAAGCTCACGCTGTGTTTGAATATTGCGTCATGGAATCCCTCCGAACCGGGCTTCGCGCCATTGCGGCCGGCAGCACGCTGATCAGTCTCGATCATTGCATTTTCCGCGCGGATAGCTTCTATTGCATTTACGCGCATCAAACGACCGTCACCGCCGACTATTGCGATTTTTCGGGTCCCGATATCTACCAACTGCTTTGCGGGAGCGGGTCGCGGATCACGAACTGCCATTTTCGCGATGGAGATCACACACTGCTGGGCATTGGTGGTATCGACGTAGTGGTCCGGGGTTGTGTATTCGGCCCGTCGCCCCCCCTCAACTTTCCTGCACTGGTCTGCGACAACTTCGGTGGATCAATTATCGACAACGTGTTCTCCAACCTCCAACAAGGGCAGGAAGTACTCGGCGTTACCATCGACTGCGCCCAGCCACTGCGAATAACGGGCAATACTTTCTATCAGAATCGCGGTGCGATCATGCAGCCGCGGGCCCAAATCCGGTTTTCCTGCCTCGACGGCGATCAGTTGCAACCCGTTGTTCTGGAGCGAAATGTGCTCGCCGCTTGTTCGGTGAATGGGCTAAGCAAAGCACTCTCAATCGTCGCCGGAGTGCGAGCCTTTCGCAACCGAATCTCAGATATGCAACCACCACGCGTCCCCGCCGTACATTCGAACACGACGGATTCAGTGGTGTTTCGCGAGAATGTTTTCATGAATAACGGATTCGGAATGACCCTCTGGAACGGTGAGATCGACGCGCGCTGGAACTACTGGGGCGACTCGACCGGGCCGTTTCATCCGGACTTGAATCCCGGTGGGCTGGGTGATGAAGTCAGCGACTTTGTGCTGTTCGAGCCATGGCATCCGGACACGAGCTTTCTCGATCTGCCCGATCCGCGCGCGCCATCGCCGACGGAGTTCTCGCTCTCAGTATATCCCAATCCATTCAACGGGCACACGCGGATTCGCTTCGTCGCTCCCGAGCCGGGCGTCTATTCGTTGGAACTCTTTGATCTGCTGGGCCGCCGGGTTGCCGAAATCTGGAACGGCCCATCCATCGCCACGCGCGAGATTCACTTCGACGCGTCGATGCTGAGTTCAGGAATCTATTTCGTCAGAGCGAAAGACGCGATCTTCAACCGCCCGCTGGCCACGCAGAAGCTCGTGCTCCTGCGCTGA
- the trxA gene encoding thioredoxin: MSNETVASDVLHMTDAEFPNALKSHSMLVVDAYADWCGPCRMIAPIVKELATEYAGRVSFAKVDVDNNHGIARQFGIQSIPTMLFFKNGELVDRVVGAMPKAALKSRVDALVAAA; this comes from the coding sequence ATGTCGAACGAAACCGTGGCGTCGGATGTCTTGCACATGACCGATGCGGAATTTCCGAATGCGCTCAAATCGCACTCGATGCTGGTCGTAGATGCGTATGCCGACTGGTGCGGCCCCTGCCGCATGATCGCGCCGATCGTCAAGGAGCTGGCCACCGAATACGCGGGGCGAGTCAGCTTTGCCAAGGTGGATGTCGATAATAATCACGGCATCGCCCGGCAATTCGGCATTCAGTCGATCCCCACGATGCTCTTCTTCAAAAACGGTGAACTCGTCGATCGCGTCGTCGGCGCAATGCCCAAAGCAGCGCTGAAGAGTCGGGTCGATGCGCTCGTGGCCGCCGCCTGA
- a CDS encoding TlpA family protein disulfide reductase: MRKIAALSLALLLMASVGCSGETAKKAAIPADAKNLNFTMVDVNGATINMRENFGKVVIVDFWDTWCGPCRKGIPEFVELYNSYKDKGLVIAGVAFARQGTPAVKKFTDDMKISYISGIFNQETQALFGSPPSIPTTYIINQQGEIVEKVVGYHPKSYFEDKIKGLLKIS; this comes from the coding sequence ATGCGGAAGATCGCCGCGCTCTCACTGGCTCTGCTACTGATGGCCTCGGTCGGCTGCTCGGGCGAAACGGCCAAGAAAGCCGCTATCCCGGCGGACGCTAAGAACCTGAATTTCACCATGGTCGATGTGAACGGCGCCACGATCAATATGCGCGAGAACTTCGGCAAAGTCGTGATCGTTGACTTCTGGGATACCTGGTGCGGCCCCTGCCGCAAGGGCATTCCCGAGTTCGTGGAACTCTACAACTCCTACAAAGACAAGGGACTCGTCATTGCCGGGGTCGCCTTCGCCCGCCAGGGTACGCCCGCCGTGAAGAAGTTCACCGATGACATGAAGATCTCCTACATCAGTGGCATCTTCAATCAGGAAACTCAGGCATTGTTCGGCTCGCCGCCGTCAATCCCTACCACCTATATTATTAATCAACAGGGTGAGATCGTCGAGAAGGTCGTGGGCTATCATCCCAAGTCTTACTTCGAAGACAAGATCAAGGGCCTGTTGAAGATCTCTTGA